The Streptomyces sp. NBC_01353 genome contains a region encoding:
- a CDS encoding extracellular solute-binding protein — MKNRHLVCPLAAATALALAGCGLLPGAAESNRTVDVWLMRDSVSEDFLTRFTEVYEAEHEGIELEFTFQEWTGIGKKVTEAISGKGGPDVIEVGNTQVAQYADTDKLYDLTLESVRDLGSEDWLPGLAEPGRISGAQYGIPWYAANRVVIYHKDLFQQAGVTKPPATRAQWLDDTEKLNRTGSQGIYLAGQDWYTLAGFIWDEGGELAEDKGGDWIGALDSAAALRGMDFYKELQSLGSGPKNADEQTPPQAEVFAKGDVAQIIATPSAVAAITKADPALKDKLGFFPIPGKKAGQPCAVFTGGSDLIVPENAPERNAAIDVVKALAGEKWQAELARAMNYVPNKSSLASVVEGQEATAVMAVGAARGKATPNSPQWADVEASNPIKPYMTAVLQGEDPKKAAESASEQITQTLAE, encoded by the coding sequence GTGAAGAACCGCCATCTCGTCTGTCCGCTCGCAGCCGCCACCGCCCTCGCCCTCGCGGGCTGCGGGCTCCTGCCCGGCGCCGCCGAAAGCAACCGCACGGTCGACGTCTGGCTGATGCGCGACAGCGTCAGCGAGGACTTCCTCACACGCTTCACCGAGGTGTACGAAGCCGAGCACGAGGGCATCGAACTGGAGTTCACGTTCCAGGAGTGGACGGGGATCGGCAAGAAGGTCACCGAGGCGATCAGCGGCAAGGGCGGCCCCGACGTCATCGAGGTCGGCAACACCCAGGTCGCCCAGTACGCGGACACCGACAAGCTCTACGACCTCACCCTGGAGTCCGTCCGCGACCTCGGCAGCGAGGACTGGCTGCCCGGTCTCGCCGAGCCCGGCCGCATCAGCGGAGCCCAGTACGGCATCCCCTGGTACGCCGCCAACCGCGTCGTGATCTACCACAAGGACCTCTTCCAGCAGGCCGGCGTCACCAAGCCGCCCGCGACCCGGGCGCAGTGGCTCGACGACACGGAGAAGCTCAACCGCACCGGCTCCCAGGGCATCTACCTCGCGGGACAGGACTGGTACACCCTCGCGGGGTTCATCTGGGACGAGGGCGGCGAACTCGCCGAGGACAAGGGCGGCGACTGGATCGGCGCCCTCGACAGCGCGGCCGCGCTGCGCGGCATGGACTTCTACAAGGAGCTGCAGTCGCTCGGCTCCGGACCCAAGAACGCCGACGAGCAGACCCCGCCCCAGGCCGAGGTCTTCGCCAAGGGCGACGTCGCCCAGATCATCGCGACCCCCAGCGCCGTCGCCGCCATCACCAAGGCCGACCCGGCGCTCAAGGACAAGCTGGGCTTCTTCCCCATACCGGGTAAGAAGGCCGGACAGCCGTGCGCCGTCTTCACCGGCGGCTCCGACCTGATCGTCCCGGAGAACGCGCCCGAGCGGAACGCGGCCATCGACGTCGTCAAGGCGCTGGCCGGGGAGAAGTGGCAGGCCGAACTCGCCCGTGCCATGAACTACGTCCCCAACAAGAGCTCCCTCGCCTCCGTCGTCGAGGGCCAGGAGGCCACCGCCGTCATGGCCGTCGGCGCGGCCCGCGGCAAGGCCACCCCCAACTCCCCGCAGTGGGCGGACGTCGAGGCGTCCAACCCGATCAAGCCCTACATGACCGCGGTCCTGCAGGGCGAAGACCCGAAGAAGGCCGCCGAGTCGGCTTCGGAGCAGATCACGCAGACCCTCGCCGAATAG
- a CDS encoding GNAT family N-acyltransferase, translating into MPAPSPAAAAAPAVPVPAGLPVPAGVPSGATATAVPLASVPAQPQPRSGIPAADPEPRYVVCLARTQEDVRAAQRLRHQVFAGEMGARLDGPEPGLDIDAFDAYCDHLLVREEATGEVVGTYRVLPPDRARIAGRLYSESEFDLGRLAPVRDDLVEVGRSCVHPAHRNGAVIALIWAGLARYMTRTGHNWLAGCCSIPLADGGTLAAATWDTVKAKHLAPEEYWVTPHKLWTPDGITRPEGRVELPPLLRGYLRLGAWVCGAPAHDVDFGVADLYVLLSLRKTNPRYLRHFLSLAPAQ; encoded by the coding sequence ATGCCCGCACCGTCGCCCGCAGCCGCCGCGGCCCCCGCTGTTCCCGTCCCCGCCGGTCTCCCCGTTCCCGCGGGAGTCCCGTCGGGTGCCACCGCCACGGCCGTCCCGCTCGCCTCTGTCCCGGCCCAGCCGCAGCCGCGGTCCGGGATCCCGGCCGCCGACCCGGAGCCGCGCTACGTCGTCTGTCTCGCCCGCACCCAGGAAGACGTCCGCGCCGCCCAGCGCCTGCGTCACCAGGTCTTCGCGGGTGAGATGGGCGCCCGTCTCGACGGACCCGAGCCGGGCCTCGACATCGACGCCTTCGACGCCTACTGCGACCACCTCCTGGTACGCGAGGAGGCCACCGGCGAGGTCGTCGGCACGTACCGCGTCCTGCCGCCCGACCGCGCCCGGATCGCCGGACGCCTCTACTCCGAGAGCGAGTTCGACCTCGGCCGGCTCGCCCCCGTCCGCGACGACCTCGTCGAGGTCGGCCGCTCCTGCGTCCACCCCGCCCACCGCAACGGCGCCGTCATCGCCCTGATCTGGGCCGGGCTCGCCCGCTACATGACCCGCACCGGCCACAACTGGCTCGCCGGCTGCTGCTCGATCCCGCTCGCCGACGGCGGCACCCTCGCCGCCGCCACCTGGGACACCGTCAAGGCCAAGCACCTCGCCCCCGAGGAGTACTGGGTCACCCCGCACAAGCTCTGGACCCCCGACGGCATCACCCGCCCCGAGGGCCGCGTCGAACTCCCGCCGCTGCTCCGCGGCTATCTGCGGCTCGGCGCATGGGTCTGCGGCGCACCCGCCCACGACGTCGACTTCGGCGTGGCCGACCTCTACGTCCTGCTGTCGCTGCGCAAGACCAACCCCCGTTACCTGCGCCACTTCCTCTCCCTCGCACCGGCGCAGTGA